GTTACCCTCTCCCGTGATGCGAAGGACGACAGCGATCTGGACCGGCTTGCCGAACTCGTCACCGAACACGAGGTGGTCGAGGTGATCGTGGGCTTGCCGAGGACGCTGGCGAACCGGCAGGGCGCGGCCGCGGACCTCGCGCTCGCGTATGCGGAGAAGCTCGCCGGGCGCGTGGGGGACGTGCCCGTGCGGCTGGCAGACGAGCGGTTGACGACGGTCACCGCGTCGCGAATGCTGTCCCAGCGGGGGGTCAAGGGACGCAAGCAGCGCGCCGTGGTGGACCAGGCAGCGGCAGTCGAGATCCTGCAGGCCTGGCTCGACGCCGCCGCCGCGCACCGCGCCCGGAAAGGCGACTCATGACCGACCCCCGCGGCCCCGGCAACCCGGGTGGCCGCCGTCGGCTGCGCAACCCCGACACGCCGGAGATGCCGGACCCCGCGGCGGGTCCCGGCGCTCCGGGCGGGCGGCGCAGGCGACGCGAGCCCGAAGACGAACCGCCTCCTCGTCGCGCGCCGGAAGGCATGCCGCCCGGGGAACGGCGACGTGCGCGTGGCGACGCTCCTCAGCGTCCGCCCGCGGCGGAAGGACGCCGACGCGCTCCCGAAGGACCGACCCGTCGCGTCGAACCGGATGCGGTGCCTCCTCCGCCTCCTGCCGAACCGCCGCGTCGCCCGGCCGCCGACGTGCCGCCGACCCGGCGCCGTCGTCCGGCGCCGCCGCAGGACCGGCCGATGCGGTCGACGGAGGACTGGGACTTGCCGCCGCACGCGGCCGACGACCTTCCGCGCGCCCGGCCGCGCCGCATCACTCCGGGCGAGGCCCCGGCGGCCGGGAACGACCTGCCGCCCGCGGACGTCGAGCCGCCCGCCGGTCGACGCCGTCGCCGCGAAGACGGTCCGCCGGTAGACGCGGAACCTCTTTCCGGCCGTCGCCGCCTCGAAGACGCGCCCCCGCCGGGCGAGCCGCCCGCCGGCCGTCGCCGCCGGCGCGAGGACATTCCGCCGCCCGTCGACGTCGAGCCGCCGTCCGGCCGCCGTCGCCGGGACGACGTCGACCTGCCGGTGGACGCGGCCGCTCCGGGCCGTCGCCGGGCGCCGGAGATGCCGCCGCCCCCACCGGCCCGGCGCGCTCCCGCTCCGCCGCCGGACGGCTCCCTGCCGCCGGATCCCCGGTTCGCCGAAGCTTCGATGCCGCGTGATCCCCGGTTCGCGGACGCGTCGATGCCGCCGGACCCGCGCTTCGCCGAGGCCTCGATGCCGCGTGATCCCCGGTTCGCCGACGCTTCCATGCCGCGCGACCCGCGTTTCGCGGACGCGTCGATGCCCCGCGATCCGCGCACCCAGCCGCCGCGCCGGCAGCCGGTCGAGCAGCCCACCGAGGTGATCCCGACCGTGCCCGACGCCGCGCACGAACCGGAGCACCCGGACGAGCAGCACATCGACGGCCTCTTCGAGGACGAGTACGACGAATACGGCGAGTACGAGGACTACGACGAGGAGTACGACGGCTACGACGAGGACGGCTACCCCGCCGACGACGGGGCCGAGCCGCCGGTCGAGGAGCCGCCCGCGAAGAAGCCGCGCAAGAAGCGCAAGCGCGCGATCGGCTGGATCGCCGCGCTGCTCGTGCTCGTCCTGCTCAGCGGCGGGGCCTATTTCGGGTACCAGAAGATCTTCGGCTACGCGGACTTCGACGGCCCCGGCGACGGCGACGCGCTCGTGCAGGTCGAACAGGGCGACACGACGTCCGCCATCGGTGCGAAGCTCACCGACGCGGGCGTGGTCGCGAGTTCCCGCGCGTTCGTGAAGGCGGGCGCGGAGAACACCGCGCTGAGCAAGATCCAGCAGGGCTACTACCTGCTGCGCCAGCACATGTCCGGCGAGGGCGCGGTCGACCTGATCACCTCGCCGACCGCGCGCGTCGGGCGGCTGGAAATCCGGCCGTACACGCAGTTCGACGACATCACCCAGCCCGACGGCAAGGTCACGCCGGGCGTGTACAGCCTGATGTCGAAGGCTTCGTGCGCGACTATGAACGGCAAGAGCACCTGCGTCCCGGTGGCCGAGCTGCGCAAGACCGTCGCGGACGCCGATCTCAAGGCTCTCGGCGCGCCGGAGTGGGCGCTGGCCGACGCGGGCAAGGCGCTGAGCAAGGACAAACGTCTGGAAGGCCTGATCGCGCCCGGCGTGTACGACGTGAAACCCGGCTGGAGCGCGACCGAGCTGATCACCGACCTGGTGAAGCAGTCGGCCGATTCGATCCAGGCGGCCGGGCTCACCGCGCAGAACACCGGGCCGGGGATGTCGCCGTACCAGACGCTGATCATCGCGTCGCTCATCGAGCGCGAGGCGATCAAACCGGACTTCGGCAAGATCTCGCGGGTGATCTACAACCGGCTCGCGCAGCGCATCCGGCTGCAGCTGGACTCGACGGTCAACTACGTGCTGGACCGCCCGACGCTGCTCACCAAACCCGAGGACCGGGCGAAGGCCGGACCGTACAACACCTACGCCAACTACGGTCTCCCGCCGACGCCGATCGCGGTGCCCAGCATGGACGCGATCAAGGCCGCGGTCAGCCCGACTCCCGGCGACTGGGTGTACTTCGTGAAATGCGAGAAGGACGGGCATTCCTGCTTCGCGGTCACGAATGACCAGCACAACGAGAACCGGCACCTGGCGGAGCAGCGTGGCGTCATCTGACCGGCCGCGCCGCGCGGCGGTCCTGGGCAAGCCGGTGGCGCATTCGCTGTCGCCGGTGCTGCACCGCGCGGCGTTCGCGGCGCTCGGCTTGGACGGCTGGACCTACGACCGGGTCGAGACGGACGCCGCC
The nucleotide sequence above comes from Amycolatopsis sp. AA4. Encoded proteins:
- the ruvX gene encoding Holliday junction resolvase RuvX, yielding MAANPRRGPDRPGESDPGRGRRLAVDVGSVRVGVALSDPAPVLASPLVTLSRDAKDDSDLDRLAELVTEHEVVEVIVGLPRTLANRQGAAADLALAYAEKLAGRVGDVPVRLADERLTTVTASRMLSQRGVKGRKQRAVVDQAAAVEILQAWLDAAAAHRARKGDS
- the mltG gene encoding endolytic transglycosylase MltG, which encodes MRSTEDWDLPPHAADDLPRARPRRITPGEAPAAGNDLPPADVEPPAGRRRRREDGPPVDAEPLSGRRRLEDAPPPGEPPAGRRRRREDIPPPVDVEPPSGRRRRDDVDLPVDAAAPGRRRAPEMPPPPPARRAPAPPPDGSLPPDPRFAEASMPRDPRFADASMPPDPRFAEASMPRDPRFADASMPRDPRFADASMPRDPRTQPPRRQPVEQPTEVIPTVPDAAHEPEHPDEQHIDGLFEDEYDEYGEYEDYDEEYDGYDEDGYPADDGAEPPVEEPPAKKPRKKRKRAIGWIAALLVLVLLSGGAYFGYQKIFGYADFDGPGDGDALVQVEQGDTTSAIGAKLTDAGVVASSRAFVKAGAENTALSKIQQGYYLLRQHMSGEGAVDLITSPTARVGRLEIRPYTQFDDITQPDGKVTPGVYSLMSKASCATMNGKSTCVPVAELRKTVADADLKALGAPEWALADAGKALSKDKRLEGLIAPGVYDVKPGWSATELITDLVKQSADSIQAAGLTAQNTGPGMSPYQTLIIASLIEREAIKPDFGKISRVIYNRLAQRIRLQLDSTVNYVLDRPTLLTKPEDRAKAGPYNTYANYGLPPTPIAVPSMDAIKAAVSPTPGDWVYFVKCEKDGHSCFAVTNDQHNENRHLAEQRGVI